One Spodoptera frugiperda isolate SF20-4 chromosome 30, AGI-APGP_CSIRO_Sfru_2.0, whole genome shotgun sequence genomic window carries:
- the LOC126912854 gene encoding jerky protein homolog-like: MNLGFFFTEDSEVEGPCTRSSRANKKLKPYSPEDVENAIEKILSQALSIKAASQTYKVPVTTLKFKLRALKPKRKTPLLKMAVTNEEDFTFKKHLLQVHEMGIPVTFHDIIAVVKAYLTEADKGITCYRSNSPGSFWCKQFMQRYPEVKEIIAANQHNTKGRIVPNTPRTINNFFNRFEDELYSNYVTPDNIYTMDECGFGIDPKKKNLLFRRSSRHPDLDKLCGTSNYSVVFCGNAIGELIDPFFIFKESVPAPSEHPHYSASTSGWIDTSVFDDWLEKHFVPTIDEKHGKKILICDNLSAHVSVKALQICAENNIALICPLGNSSHLHPFDFEFYETMQTAWRAVLYSWHRTSTGQLTRWQKKSLASTVNLGIPKDVFCKLVNRAIENNESSSENIVNGFAKCGIYPLSREVVLESLLQEKGVTIVR, from the coding sequence ATGAATCTTGGTTTCTTTTTTACAGAAGATTCCGAAGTCGAAGGTCCATGTACCAGATCATCACGcgcaaataaaaaactaaagccGTACTCTCCTGAAGATGTAGAAAACGCTATCGAAAAAATTCTATCTCAAGCTTTATCCATAAAGGCAGCTTCGCAGACATATAAGGTGCCCGTCACCACGTTAAAATTCAAACTCAGGGCTCTAAAACCAAAAAGAAAAACGCCTCTCCTAAAAATGGCGGTCACGAACGAGGAAGACTTTACTTTCAAGAAGCACTTGTTACAAGTACATGAAATGGGGATCCCAGTCACTTTCCATGACATTATAGCAGTTGTGAAAGCCTATCTCACCGAGGCAGACAAAGGCATCACTTGTTATCGTAGCAACTCTCCAGGATCATTCTGGTGCAAACAATTCATGCAAAGGTATCCAGAAGTCAAAGAAATTATCGCAGCCAATCAACATAATACGAAGGGAAGGATTGTTCCAAACACTCCAAGAACCATCAACAACTTTTTCAATCGCTTTGAAGATGAACTCTACTCCAATTATGTAACTCCAGACAACATCTATACTATGGATGAATGTGGATTCGGAATTGACCCAAAGAAAAAGAATCTTTTGTTTAGACGATCCTCCCGTCACCCAGATCTGGATAAGCTCTGTGGAACATCAAACTACTCAGTTGTATTTTGTGGCAACGCCATCGGAGAACTTATCGATCcattctttattttcaaagaaagCGTACCTGCACCCAGTGAACATCCTCACTATTCAGCATCTACCAGTGGCTGGATAGACACGAGTGTATTTGACGACTGGTTAGAAAAGCATTTCGTGCCAACAATAGACGAAAAACATGGAAAGAAAATTTTGATTTGTGACAATCTGAGCGCGCACGTCAGCGTGAAAGCGCTTCAAATATGTGCGGAGAACAATATCGCTCTCATTTGTCCTCTGGGCAATTCGAGTCACCTGCATCCGTTCGATTTTGAGTTTTATGAAACCATGCAAACTGCTTGGCGTGCTGTGTTGTATAGTTGGCACAGAACATCGACGGGTCAGCTTACTCGTTGGCAGAAGAAATCTCTAGCTAGTACCGTGAACCTAGGAATACCAAAAGATGTTTTCTGTAAACTTGTTAACCGGGCTATTGAAAATAACGAATCAAGTTCAGAAAATATAGTTAATGGTTTCGCTAAATGTGGCATCTACCCTCTGTCGCGAGAGGTTGTACTGGAAAGTCTTCTGCAAGAAAAAGGAGTCACAATAGTCCGTTAA